The sequence GGCTAAACAAGCTTTTGGACTAATACAGAACTGTTTGGTTTCTATTTTGGTTAAATTCTTCTTTCCCAGGGTATTTCCAACCGGAGACGTGCAAAGCCACATCCAATAATAAACCTGGGGGGGAGGACTAGCAATAAATATTGTCCAATATGTTTAAAGACAGAGGTGAGAGACTGATTTAAGTACGAAAACGAAGCCGGGGGACAACCACAGAGAGACAAAGCAGCAAAAAATATGCCAGAAGCAGCATTATTGTGATGCAGCACTTCTAGAAGGTGAGGAtttcagaggaacagaaagagcTTTACTGTTTACCGGCTGAAGGAGGTTTGGAGCTGTCAGCAGCGATGCCATGTCTGCCTATTTATTCCTTTGGAGCTCAGTATTACAGCAGATATTAATAGAATTATAGCTATAATGGGATTATACCAAAGAAATACCAGCCTGCGTGACCAGACTCCCAGGACCCGCCAGCTGGGCCAAAAATTATTGTGAGTGTTTTCAGAACTCGGAAATTGCactcaccaaaaataaaaatacagtttcctgCTCTGTCACCTCCATCACTCTttgtccctctccgtctctcacTTGCAGGATGGCCATTATGGAAACAACTTTGAAAGGACCTCCTTTGAAAGTCACTCCGTTGGGAGATAATGCCAAAAGTATAGCAGCGCTCAACACTGCTACAAAAATACATTCATCAGGCAAATTCTGATTTTAAAGCTAAGCTAGTACCTGAAACAAATGTAGGGAAGTCATGAGTTTCCTCACGCCACCCATTTGCCCTGCTCGTGTCTCAAACCCAGCCTATGGTTGCCCTTCTCCTTACTGCAAACACTACATGATGAGACTATGCCACTCACCACTGACTGTGTCCCTCGGGTGGAAGACGTTGTCACGGGCGTTATGGTGATGGTACTCGTCACCTTGCTCGCCGCAGGGCGCGAGGACAGGTTGTTGCGGGGCGATCGAAGGACGGTGCCCGTCACAACTTCCTTCTCTGCCGCTATGTTCACCGGCCGGACTGTTATCACGGGACTCGCACCATCGGCTGCAGCAGCGGGAGAGCGTTTGAACTGGGAACCCAAGTGGATGTGGATTTTGTTGTCTTCTGTCGTGATGATGTTGGCGTTGGTGTTGTACTTGCGGATGGGAGTGGGGACGGTTTGTTTTTCCGGCGTTACTTTGAAGACAGCCCTTCCCATGGTCATATCTTGTGACTGCGGAGAGACAGAGATTTCTGCCGGTGCTGTGGATGTCGATACTGTCATAATCTGAATTGGCGACGCGGGTCTGTCAGCAAAGGGTGCTCTTCCTCCCTCTGGGGACTTCTCCCTGGAGAACGTCGTTATAGTGACTGGAGACATAGAACGATCTGGGCCCATGGGACTTTCGCCGCCTTTTGCTTTTTGTGGCATAACGTTTGGAGAGGGAATGATGGTTATTCGTGGCTTCTGATTTCCCAAAGTAGGAATGACAGTGGTACTCGAAAAAAATTCCTCTGAGGTTGGACTGGTAATCTCCAAGGTAGCTGTGCTGTTCTCGTGGTCTGGTGTCACTCGAATATGAAGGGGTTGACCCTGCTTTGGTGAAAGGACAACCTCCCCGGGATGCGCTGGGCTACTGTGGGCTCGGGTTCCTTTATCAGGAGTTGCCTGGGCCCCAGTTTCCCTCTTTCTCATCCAGGGTATCCAAGATTTCCTCATTGCGAGTTCATTTGCTGCTGGAGGATATCTCTCGAGCACTGAAGAACGCTCCACGGGTTTTTTCAGACCTACCTGTCGCAGATTGCTCATGATGTGATTCTCCTCCTGGAAGGATTTCCTTATAAACACTGCGGGGGTTTCTTCTTCTGCTGCTTCACTGCTTACAGCATCTGTCTGCACACCGGTGGACGTCACGGGAACATCAACCATTCTTCGTCCGTTTATGCTGGGCCTCAGAGCACGGCTGTAACGCTTAGAAAGCTCCAGCTCCCTTGTTAGGTTCAGAACTTCCTGCCCCAtgctcttgtttttattttcttcttccataaaCCTTTGCTGCAGAACCGAATAATCGACCTGGAGCTGAGAAAGCTGGTCTTCTTTGTTCATGAGCTCAtggattttttccttcagagcttGAACTTCTGCTTTCAAGTCTCTGCTTTTGGCCTCTTCCAGACGAAACCTGTgcctcagctctgcctcctggCTCACTGCTTCACCTTTTTCTATCGCTTTGGTTTTGGCAATCTGGAGTTtcatctcctccagctgctgagaAAGAAAGTTAGCTTTGTCCTGCTCAGTCCTAAATTTCTGTTCCAGCTGATCATATTCATCTTCCGTCTTCATCAAATCTCCTTCAACCACTTCCAACTGTTTGAGACGTTTTTTCAGCCTTTCAATTTCAACGGTCAGTTCTTTGATCTTGTTGTCCTCGTGACAACCATGCTCTGGTGCTTTCCTGCTTCGACCTCTTGTAATTTCTCTTTCTACTTCCTCCATACCATCAAGTCTTTTCTTTAACAGGTCAACTCTACAGCTTAGTTCAGACGATTTTTCTTCTTCGCTTCTCAGTTTGCCAATTAACTCATCCCTTTCCTTTGTCAAACCAGACACCTTTTCCTCCATTTCggatttcagtttcaaaaatttCTTACTTTCTTCTATCAGCTTCTCTGTTACATCCATAACTTTCCCTTGTTCAACTTTAAAATTCTTGGTTAGACCctcaacctttttttcctcctgttttattttttccatcatattttttcGTTCATCCACCAACATTACAGTAAATGACTTCAGCTTTGTCAGGTCATCTTTTAAgcttatttcagctttttccaaCTGGCTTTCTGATGCCTCAAGGTCTTTCACTCGTGTCTTCACCACTTCCAACTCATTTATCAAATCCTTAGTCAaattcttttctctctccaagtTTAAGTGCAGCTGGGTGCATTCAGACTTGCTTTTACTGAAAGCCTCTTCCAGCTTCTCTAGTTCTGACattcttttctgcaatttttccACCTCAAGTTTCAGCTCTTTGCTATGGTGCTCTTCCTCTTGTAGTTTATTTTTCAGCTCCTTACACTGGGATTCAGTTTTTGTGATCTCTTCGTCTTTCCCCTCCATTTCAAGCACGCGCTTGCGGAGGTTTTCCACCTCTGCCATTAAGCTAGAGTTCCCACATTCCCCTTTCGCAATTTTATCTCTTAGTTCTTGAAGTTCTTCCTCAGctttttggaggtttttgttAGTTTCTTCTAGCTCCTCTATTCTGCGAGTCAACCCCACCAGCTTAAGCCTCAGCTGTCGATTATGTGACTCTTGATTGGCCAATTTAGCAGTCATCTCCTCATGTTCCTGAGAAAACGAGGATGTTTTGTGTTCAAGTTCCGCCTCTAACCTCATCAGTTTTTGCCCATCTTCTTTTGTTTTCGCGCTAataattttaagcttttcttcttcttcctttagtTTTTGGGTTAAGTCCTGTATTTTCTGGCTTTGCTGACCAAGTTGTTCAATATGCATTTGTCTCTCATCCACCAGCATGAGTGCGAATGATTTGAGCTTGACTAGTTCTTCTCTTAGTTTATTGAGTCTCTTTGTGTGTTCCTTCTCCTTCCGGGCTTGATAGATCTTCTCCTGCTCAAGAAGTTTCTTCAACCTGTAACGAGTTAGAAGAGATGTATTAAACTAAAATACATATATAGTtgtatttctccattttttagaTCACCTtcattttatcatatttttttcattaataaacgAGGTAGTCTTTCAAGAAATAATGACCAGCTACAGTTACATTCCcaaaccaaatattttaaattacaaaacgTAACTGAAAACTATGCAAAATCATCTAGAAGTCTGAAAAGCAGTGAATTTTTATACATGTATAGACAACAAACACATCAGGTTTCAACTCCTTTATATTTAATTCTCTGTTGGGATGATGTTGGTAAAAATATACACTACCTCAACAGGACAGGTATGTGTACCCACCAGTCCATTTATACCGAACTTGTTTTACAAGGTGGATTCCTCCTTATGTCTTGTATACACAAAAAGGcgtaaaataagataaaaaatgaaaactaattgcTATGTGCAGCCATACACAAATGGATCAATCCCGGTGATAAATAAACCAGCAGGAGAGAAGGTTACATGAGCACACAACTGATAACCATCTGGGTATCACAGGCATAAGAAATCAGCAGGAAGACAGATTTGCCAGCACAGTGACTATTAcattaaaaagtttcttcttcCAGGCACATTTCCATTTAGAACAGTAGTTTTTGTGGACTGCAAGGGTTGGATTAATCAAACCTTTGGCTACATCTAACCCCAGCTAGAAAATGCTCTTCTTTATATAGTTGGTAAAGCGCACGATACACAAATTAGGTGTATCCTCAGAAAGATAACAAAGACCTACATTTTGCAGCCTTACCCATGCAACAGTTCAATGGAGAAATTATTGGCCATGTAAGTATTTTATATCTGTGATTTATAGTCAGGATACGTCGATGTTGGCCAGGAAGTTCCTGCGCACATTGTAAGCACAGATTTATGAGGCTGGGGACCCTCAGCTGAGAGAGGGGTACGGATAACACAGGGACACATCCCCTGCTACTGCGGGACCCTTACTGCAAAAGCAGCGGTATGACTTAGAGAAGACACAGGTACGCACACTGAATTTCCTGTGAAATGTTGTGTTTCTCAAACCACCCGCAACTCCCATATCCCTGATCACGACAGGGGCGATGACTCGAATCCACTTGCTTTGCTTACCCTCCGTTTGGAGCTTTTCAGCTTCTTTGTGAACCACGCAGTGAAGTGATAATACAGAGCAATTTACCACCTGTTAATTAACTTGCAATAACAAGAACATCCATATCTTAGCAAAGATGGGcttttatcagtatttttatattaaatgctgAACTGCAGATGGTGGTGAGTGAAGCACAGATATACATTCGCAATTAAATGGTGCAAAGAGCTCCGGGCCACAATGTCACAGGAAAAGGATGTCTCCCGGAGCCCTCACCTGAACCCTACACCCCTCACAACAGCCGTAGTAACTGGGGCCTCCAGCAACTGTTAATGTGTCACTCCTCGGGGACCGGAACGAAAAGGAACTGGGAAGAAAAGCTctaagaaaaggggaggaagtcAGAAAGCGGAGCACAGGATGCAGTAGGTAGGGAAGGAGAAGGCTGAAGAATGCGTTTGAAAACAAGAGTCGGATGGGATGTGGGAGTAAGAGAATAGTAGGAACCAgcgggagagagaaaaacaaacaaaccttgcAGCCAACCTCGCTGGGTCACAGattattctcaaaaaaaatctCCTCGGTTCTGACAGCTCTTTGGAAAGGACTGAAAAGCTGTGCTGGTGGATGCCTCATTATGGGTCAAGTTAGAATgtcaaaaggtaaaaaaaaaagacccgcTGCCACTCACAAAGCATGCATTTCTCACACTGAAGAAGGAACTTTATTAGCATGCGATGTATCCCCCGGCTGCTCTATCACACTGCTTCATGCAAAACTTTCTGCCAAGAACTCTCCCTCATCTCCCCCAGGCTAcgtttttaaagaaatagtatGAACCcttttacaaaatattatttacCGTGACAGAACAGTGTGTCCTAAACCGGCGGGGCTCTAAATGACCCATCTCCCAAAGTCATAAACATATATACAAGAATACAAGACCTTCAAAACGGAGAATATTTCCAGCCGTCCTCGTCCCACAGGAAAATTTTAAGGTGACTCCTAtcaaatacaggctgagagagttgggggggttcagcctggagaagagaaggctctggg comes from Numenius arquata chromosome 7, bNumArq3.hap1.1, whole genome shotgun sequence and encodes:
- the FILIP1 gene encoding filamin-A-interacting protein 1 isoform X1; protein product: MRSRNQGGESSSNGHFSSSKPVISHAEHEKLQEDAKKKNKPHRKEDEVMVSATVKRHSKSPGPTERKNKKSIELSKEDLIKLLSIMEGELQAREDVIHMLKTEKTKPEVLEAHYGSAAPENVLRVLHRDAILAQEKSIGEDVYEKPISELDRLEEKQRETYRRMLEQLLLAEKCHRRTVYELENEKHKHTDYMNKSDDFTNLLEQERERLKKLLEQEKIYQARKEKEHTKRLNKLREELVKLKSFALMLVDERQMHIEQLGQQSQKIQDLTQKLKEEEEKLKIISAKTKEDGQKLMRLEAELEHKTSSFSQEHEEMTAKLANQESHNRQLRLKLVGLTRRIEELEETNKNLQKAEEELQELRDKIAKGECGNSSLMAEVENLRKRVLEMEGKDEEITKTESQCKELKNKLQEEEHHSKELKLEVEKLQKRMSELEKLEEAFSKSKSECTQLHLNLEREKNLTKDLINELEVVKTRVKDLEASESQLEKAEISLKDDLTKLKSFTVMLVDERKNMMEKIKQEEKKVEGLTKNFKVEQGKVMDVTEKLIEESKKFLKLKSEMEEKVSGLTKERDELIGKLRSEEEKSSELSCRVDLLKKRLDGMEEVEREITRGRSRKAPEHGCHEDNKIKELTVEIERLKKRLKQLEVVEGDLMKTEDEYDQLEQKFRTEQDKANFLSQQLEEMKLQIAKTKAIEKGEAVSQEAELRHRFRLEEAKSRDLKAEVQALKEKIHELMNKEDQLSQLQVDYSVLQQRFMEEENKNKSMGQEVLNLTRELELSKRYSRALRPSINGRRMVDVPVTSTGVQTDAVSSEAAEEETPAVFIRKSFQEENHIMSNLRQVGLKKPVERSSVLERYPPAANELAMRKSWIPWMRKRETGAQATPDKGTRAHSSPAHPGEVVLSPKQGQPLHIRVTPDHENSTATLEITSPTSEEFFSSTTVIPTLGNQKPRITIIPSPNVMPQKAKGGESPMGPDRSMSPVTITTFSREKSPEGGRAPFADRPASPIQIMTVSTSTAPAEISVSPQSQDMTMGRAVFKVTPEKQTVPTPIRKYNTNANIITTEDNKIHIHLGSQFKRSPAAAADGASPVITVRPVNIAAEKEVVTGTVLRSPRNNLSSRPAASKVTSTITITPVTTSSTRGTQSVTGQDGSSPRPAPTRIPVSKGMKAGKPVVAAPGAGNVTKFEPRAETQSMKIELKKSSASGSASLGGGQG
- the FILIP1 gene encoding filamin-A-interacting protein 1 isoform X2, with protein sequence MRSRNQGGESSSNGHFSSSKPVISHAEHEKLQEDAKKKNKPHRKEDEVMVSATVKRHSKSPGPTERKNKKSIELSKEDLIKLLSIMEGELQAREDVIHMLKTEKTKPEVLEAHYGSAAPENVLRVLHRDAILAQEKSIGEDVYEKPISELDRLEEKQRETYRRMLEQLLLAEKCHRRTVYELENEKHKHTDYMNKSDDFTNLLEQERERLKKLLEQEKIYQARKEKEHTKRLNKLREELVKLKSFALMLVDERQMHIEQLGQQSQKIQDLTQKLKEEEEKLKIISAKTKEDGQKLMRLEAELEHKTSSFSQEHEEMTAKLANQESHNRQLRLKLVGLTRRIEELEETNKNLQKAEEELQELRDKIAKGECGNSSLMAEVENLRKRVLEMEGKDEEITKTESQCKELKNKLQEEEHHSKELKLEVEKLQKRMSELEKLEEAFSKSKSECTQLHLNLEREKNLTKDLINELEVVKTRVKDLEASESQLEKAEISLKDDLTKLKSFTVMLVDERKNMMEKIKQEEKKVEGLTKNFKVEQGKVMDVTEKLIEESKKFLKLKSEMEEKVSGLTKERDELIGKLRSEEEKSSELSCRVDLLKKRLDGMEEVEREITRGRSRKAPEHGCHEDNKIKELTVEIERLKKRLKQLEVVEGDLMKTEDEYDQLEQKFRTEQDKANFLSQQLEEMKLQIAKTKAIEKGEAVSQEAELRHRFRLEEAKSRDLKAEVQALKEKIHELMNKEDQLSQLQVDYSVLQQRFMEEENKNKSMGQEVLNLTRELELSKRYSRALRPSINGRRMVDVPVTSTGVQTDAVSSEAAEEETPAVFIRKSFQEENHIMSNLRQVGLKKPVERSSVLERYPPAANELAMRKSWIPWMRKRETGAQATPDKGTRAHSSPAHPGEVVLSPKQGQPLHIRVTPDHENSTATLEITSPTSEEFFSSTTVIPTLGNQKPRITIIPSPNVMPQKAKGGESPMGPDRSMSPVTITTFSREKSPEGGRAPFADRPASPIQIMTVSTSTAPAEISVSPQSQDMTMGRAVFKVTPEKQTVPTPIRKYNTNANIITTEDNKIHIHLGSQFKRSPAAAADGASPVITVRPVNIAAEKEVVTGTVLRSPRNNLSSRPAASKVTSTITITPVTTSSTRGTQSVTGQDGSSPRPAPTRIPVSKESVIIHQLRMNSR